The proteins below are encoded in one region of Aquisphaera giovannonii:
- a CDS encoding DUF4291 domain-containing protein — translation MPAEHEIRADFDRDTIVVYQAYAPAIADAAMAAGRFVPPFSVRRMTWIKPSFLWLMHRSNWGLKAGQERILAVRITREGWERALSMATLTSFDRRLFRTPDEWQAQFRAAAVHLQWDTERSLRGAALPYFSIQVGLSRHVIAEYVERWAVSLADLTPRVRAMHDLLRSGQAEKARKLLPPEKVYPLRPDLARRVLIDA, via the coding sequence ATGCCTGCGGAGCATGAGATCCGCGCGGACTTCGACCGGGACACGATCGTCGTCTACCAGGCCTACGCGCCGGCCATCGCGGACGCGGCGATGGCGGCGGGGAGGTTCGTGCCGCCGTTCTCGGTCCGGCGGATGACCTGGATCAAGCCCTCGTTCCTCTGGCTGATGCACCGCAGCAACTGGGGGCTGAAAGCTGGCCAGGAGCGGATCCTCGCCGTCCGGATCACGCGCGAGGGGTGGGAGCGGGCGCTGTCGATGGCCACGCTGACCTCGTTCGACCGCCGCCTCTTCCGCACGCCCGACGAATGGCAGGCGCAGTTCCGCGCGGCCGCGGTCCACCTCCAGTGGGACACCGAGCGTTCCCTCCGCGGCGCGGCCCTGCCGTATTTCAGCATCCAGGTCGGCCTGAGCCGCCACGTCATCGCCGAGTACGTCGAGCGCTGGGCCGTCTCCCTCGCCGACCTCACCCCGCGCGTCCGGGCGATGCACGACCTCCTCCGTTCCGGCCAGGCCGAGAAGGCGAGGAAGCTCCTGCCGCCCGAGAAGGTCTACCCGCTGCGCCCCGATCTGGCGCGCCGGGTGCTGATCGACGCGTGA
- a CDS encoding BlaI/MecI/CopY family transcriptional regulator encodes MGEVQLGRMQFRIVQVLWDRGRASAREVTDALNESGEEPVAHSTVQTLLRQLEAKGAVGHEAEGRTFVFFAKLKEDRVKKTATRDLLERVFGGSVGGLVAHLLKTEAVSRAELDELRRMIDERRGGGDETTAGKAKKGKG; translated from the coding sequence ATGGGCGAGGTGCAGCTCGGGCGGATGCAGTTCCGGATCGTGCAGGTGCTATGGGACCGGGGGCGGGCGAGCGCCCGGGAGGTCACAGACGCGCTGAACGAGTCGGGCGAGGAGCCGGTGGCGCACAGCACGGTGCAGACGCTGCTCCGGCAGCTCGAGGCGAAGGGGGCGGTCGGGCACGAGGCGGAGGGGCGGACGTTCGTCTTCTTCGCCAAGCTCAAGGAAGACCGCGTCAAGAAGACGGCCACGCGCGACCTGCTGGAGCGAGTCTTCGGTGGGAGCGTCGGGGGGCTGGTCGCGCACCTCCTGAAGACCGAGGCGGTCTCGCGGGCGGAGCTCGACGAGCTGCGGCGGATGATCGACGAGCGCCGCGGGGGCGGGGATGAGACGACGGCCGGCAAGGCCAAGAAGGGGAAGGGGTGA
- a CDS encoding serine/threonine-protein kinase — translation MATPEDPPGSPPPEAPPNPDPAGQGRGPGGPGRADREPSAGPPPRGEGGAGDPPSSSAGEGASRNPFGGAAWNLTLLLDAQSVDWQRGVRAPVEAYLRRGEDEPGDGELILNLVYHEVLLRRRINGEEPTLEEYAARFPHLADELREQFALDAALPFEETETSGLPPAGVPPAPADVPGYEIFEVLGRGGTGVVYRARQRSLNRPVALKMILDGSHSGARQAGRFRAEAEAIARLQHPGIVQIHEVGEHEGRPFLALEYVPGGTLDRALGGTPLPADRAAALAEPLALAVEHAHGRGVVHRDLKPANVLLTAAGEPKIADFGLARIVAGDSNQTDSGAMVGTPSYMAPEQVDGGPGRVGPAADIYALGAILYEALTGRPPFRGESPVETLLQVRGADVVPPRRLRPDLPRDLETICLKCLEKDPRRRYATARALADDLRAFRDGRPIVARPVPAWERAWLWARRQRGAAAGLALGALALLALLAGGVVHNLVLSRLNAKLERTNRELIDARAGAEENARDALAAISQLLVRVADERLAGVPEAEPVRRELLRDAIDRLGPLQRRSPSDPGARLEMGRAHLGIAAIHAALGEYARSREQFREAIGILEGLLAGHGASAPIRDEVARAHLGLADLLPPAEGRPHFLRAVELWEPAAESDPAARGRLAAAYLSVASSKDGFGIAPGASYCEKAVAMLEGLFRDAPEAYRSDLARAHHNLGLAEGRAGRVAGAIEHYRRAEGLWRAIPADRRPDVDQEALATCQNALGLALQARPGATEADLKEAEGLLREAVGSDRELVRRHPRLVKPRIGLAQAWSNLGSFYWFARRWREAEEAYASALRAAEEAARDFPENRGLQVLLAHGHGDLADARSKLGRIDEARAGFGRALAIVEPIVAASPGDSGAQKCLGVVLLNEANTVAAVSGSAAALPSRERSVRALEAAHRLAPGDGEAAYILRGSRSNLAGTLAALGRHDEALVQFDALIRDADEAARPPLMLQRALLLARAGRHAEALAAARPLADRPGPDGESSYNLACAFGLIAASAGKDPSLPSPRKDDVVAECRRRALSLLDRAAADDKFPRKELLDLLANDADLDAIRATPEFAALRKRLGP, via the coding sequence GTGGCAACCCCGGAAGACCCTCCCGGTAGTCCGCCCCCGGAGGCGCCCCCGAATCCCGACCCGGCGGGGCAGGGGCGGGGGCCGGGCGGCCCGGGCCGGGCCGATCGGGAGCCCTCCGCCGGCCCCCCGCCCCGCGGCGAGGGGGGCGCGGGGGATCCGCCCTCCTCATCGGCGGGCGAGGGGGCCTCCCGGAACCCCTTCGGCGGCGCGGCCTGGAACCTCACGCTCCTGCTCGACGCCCAGAGCGTGGACTGGCAGCGCGGGGTCCGGGCGCCGGTGGAGGCCTACCTGCGACGCGGGGAGGACGAGCCGGGGGACGGCGAGCTGATCCTCAACCTCGTCTACCACGAGGTCCTGCTCCGCCGCCGGATCAACGGCGAGGAGCCGACGCTCGAGGAGTACGCGGCCCGCTTCCCCCACCTGGCCGACGAGCTCCGCGAGCAGTTCGCGCTCGACGCGGCGCTGCCGTTCGAGGAGACGGAGACGTCCGGACTGCCGCCGGCCGGCGTGCCCCCCGCGCCCGCGGACGTGCCGGGCTACGAGATCTTCGAGGTGCTCGGCCGCGGCGGGACCGGCGTCGTCTACCGGGCGCGGCAGCGGTCGCTCAACCGGCCCGTGGCGCTGAAGATGATCCTCGACGGGTCGCACTCGGGCGCCCGCCAGGCCGGCCGGTTCCGCGCCGAGGCCGAGGCGATCGCCCGGCTCCAGCACCCCGGCATCGTCCAGATCCACGAGGTCGGCGAGCACGAGGGGCGGCCCTTCCTGGCGCTCGAGTACGTGCCGGGCGGGACGCTCGACCGCGCCCTCGGCGGCACGCCGCTGCCGGCGGACCGCGCCGCGGCGCTGGCGGAGCCCCTGGCCCTGGCCGTCGAGCACGCCCACGGGCGGGGCGTCGTGCACCGCGACCTGAAGCCGGCGAACGTCCTGCTGACCGCGGCGGGCGAGCCCAAGATCGCCGACTTCGGCCTCGCCCGGATCGTGGCCGGGGACTCCAACCAGACCGACAGCGGCGCGATGGTGGGCACGCCCAGCTACATGGCCCCGGAGCAGGTCGACGGCGGCCCGGGGCGGGTGGGCCCGGCGGCCGACATCTACGCGCTGGGGGCGATCCTCTACGAGGCCCTCACCGGCCGCCCGCCGTTCCGCGGCGAGTCCCCCGTGGAGACCCTGCTCCAGGTCCGCGGCGCCGACGTGGTGCCCCCCCGCCGGCTCCGCCCCGACCTGCCCCGGGACCTGGAGACGATCTGCCTGAAGTGCCTGGAGAAGGACCCGAGGCGGCGGTACGCGACGGCCCGCGCCCTCGCCGACGACCTCCGCGCGTTCCGCGACGGCCGGCCGATCGTCGCCCGCCCCGTCCCGGCCTGGGAACGCGCCTGGCTCTGGGCGAGGCGCCAGAGGGGGGCCGCCGCGGGCCTGGCCCTCGGCGCGCTGGCGCTGCTCGCCCTGCTCGCCGGCGGGGTCGTCCACAACCTCGTCCTGAGCCGCCTCAACGCGAAGCTCGAGCGGACCAACCGGGAGCTGATCGACGCCCGCGCGGGGGCCGAGGAGAACGCCCGCGACGCGCTCGCCGCGATCAGCCAGCTCCTGGTTCGGGTGGCCGACGAGCGGCTCGCCGGCGTCCCCGAGGCGGAGCCCGTCCGCCGCGAGCTCCTCCGCGACGCCATCGACCGGCTGGGGCCGCTCCAGCGTCGCAGCCCGTCGGACCCGGGGGCCCGCCTGGAGATGGGCCGCGCCCACCTCGGGATCGCCGCCATCCACGCGGCACTCGGGGAGTACGCGCGGTCGCGGGAGCAGTTCCGCGAGGCGATCGGCATCCTCGAGGGCCTGCTGGCCGGGCACGGCGCCTCCGCGCCGATCCGGGACGAGGTCGCCCGCGCCCACCTGGGCCTGGCCGACCTCCTGCCGCCGGCGGAGGGCCGGCCCCATTTCCTCCGTGCCGTCGAGCTCTGGGAGCCCGCCGCCGAGTCGGATCCGGCGGCCCGCGGGCGGCTCGCCGCGGCCTACCTCAGCGTCGCCTCCTCGAAGGACGGGTTCGGCATCGCGCCGGGGGCGAGCTACTGCGAGAAGGCCGTCGCGATGCTCGAGGGCCTCTTCCGCGACGCCCCGGAGGCCTACCGCTCCGACCTCGCCCGCGCCCACCACAACCTCGGCCTGGCCGAGGGCCGCGCCGGCCGCGTCGCCGGGGCGATCGAGCACTACCGCCGCGCCGAGGGCCTCTGGCGGGCCATCCCGGCCGATCGCCGGCCGGACGTGGACCAGGAGGCGCTCGCGACCTGCCAGAACGCGCTGGGACTGGCGCTCCAGGCCCGGCCCGGCGCCACGGAGGCGGACCTGAAGGAGGCCGAGGGCCTGCTCCGCGAGGCCGTGGGCTCGGACCGGGAGCTCGTCCGCCGCCATCCCCGGCTGGTGAAGCCGCGGATCGGCCTGGCCCAGGCGTGGAGCAACCTCGGCTCCTTCTACTGGTTCGCCCGCCGCTGGCGGGAGGCCGAGGAGGCCTACGCGAGCGCCCTCCGCGCCGCCGAGGAGGCCGCCCGCGACTTCCCCGAGAACCGGGGGCTGCAGGTCCTCCTCGCCCACGGCCACGGCGACCTCGCCGACGCCCGGTCCAAGCTGGGCAGGATCGACGAGGCCCGCGCCGGGTTCGGGCGGGCCCTGGCGATCGTCGAGCCCATCGTCGCCGCGTCGCCGGGCGACTCCGGGGCCCAGAAATGCCTGGGCGTGGTCCTCCTCAATGAGGCGAACACGGTCGCCGCCGTCTCCGGGTCGGCCGCCGCGCTGCCGTCACGCGAGCGTTCCGTGCGGGCCCTGGAGGCCGCCCACCGGCTCGCCCCGGGCGACGGCGAGGCGGCCTACATCCTCCGGGGCTCGAGGAGCAACCTGGCGGGGACGCTGGCCGCGCTGGGCCGCCATGACGAGGCCCTCGTCCAGTTCGACGCCCTGATCCGCGACGCCGACGAGGCGGCCCGCCCGCCTTTGATGCTCCAGCGGGCCCTGCTCCTCGCCCGCGCCGGCCGCCACGCCGAGGCGCTCGCCGCCGCCCGCCCGCTCGCGGATCGGCCGGGGCCCGACGGCGAGTCGTCGTACAACCTCGCCTGCGCCTTCGGCCTGATCGCCGCCTCCGCCGGGAAGGACCCGTCGCTCCCTTCGCCCCGCAAGGACGACGTCGTCGCCGAGTGCCGCCGCCGGGCCCTCTCCCTCCTGGACCGAGCCGCCGCGGACGACAAGTTCCCCCGCAAGGAGCTCCTGGACCTGCTCGCGAACGACGCCGACCTGGACGCGATCCGCGCCACGCCGGAGTTCGCCGCCCTGCGGAAGCGCCTGGGGCCGTGA
- a CDS encoding protein kinase domain-containing protein: MAPSALHPSDQSLKDYGLGRLDAMLAHAVGSHLEECEDCRRKVAEATSDSLVGRLRDARGGSSTAGLPGSSLEGMSGPGGPATPPPASSLPPGLADHPDYKVLRELGRGGMGVVYLAENTLMGRKEVLKVVSSHLLDRPGVLDRFRREIRNAALLHHPNVVTAYSATRMGESLVFAMQYVEGYDLAKLVEKNGPLSVPHAANFIHQAALGLQHAHERGMVHRDIKPSNLMLAREGSRPVVKILDFGLAKVSSEGGIAASLTHSGQMLGTPHYIAPEQTVDAQKADIRADIYSLGCTLYCLLAGHPPFDAASLYELLQAHHSMDARPLNFLRPEVPVELAALVAKMLAKDPARRFQAPEEVARALAPFFKKTTPAPADPARPPAPAVPPPPPASEPPNVSARRDPEPVPAPPRPPRAGRPPAGEGESPLAGLIRVEQEPLSAPREPEPRPLPPIPGGASDGRRPRPWPLIAAGAVGFVVLLGSIVILIRTNKGETRIEIPEGKRVSGEVDDVRFDHTPAPSPPDRPPPTTAGTKPAESAPTTSPTTLPAIPTGKPVYLLDADSGQRAWVRRAEKGERLYLSQRGLGVDASVARFVFDRASVPDRYRISLAGQALFLRSDCAAGRAVELSGPLRSDDLDRYTFEVVPAPGGAFYLKDRCEGRYLCGERAGVDLYAVLDQEPAATRPRLRFTIDDRASEGDVPAGPIAGDAVKAAPPARLESPAGGGWQSLFDGKTLAGWDAHSGPPANWRVEGGALVVTGPGDWRKSGFLMSSRRLSHFRLRFEYATDPGSNVNSGLAFWAEPSDITDGLPHPPQFEIFSRKPNGALDNGSLFYLDTLNNGRILPPQHPAKILPAGQWNVVELEVWAGALRYAVNDTEVLRADIGDLAKRPDAMAAFSRKRGRVGFQSHTGTIRFRNIQVQELDARPGEETRRVGAMHRAGSRSFNGKRYKAFPDLLTWHQAEERCRDFGGRLAVVRSAAENRFLTGLLREGGVANAWLGCTDEKAEGRWVWVTGEPLRYANWDRPQQQPNNKGGIEHYAVLMTRFDGTWSDQPDDGRQEKPGFICQWDD; the protein is encoded by the coding sequence ATGGCCCCCTCCGCCCTGCATCCGTCCGACCAGTCGTTGAAGGATTACGGCCTCGGCAGGCTGGACGCCATGCTCGCGCACGCGGTCGGCTCCCACCTGGAAGAGTGCGAGGACTGCCGCCGGAAGGTGGCCGAGGCGACCTCGGACAGCCTCGTGGGCCGGCTCCGGGACGCCCGAGGCGGGAGTTCCACGGCCGGGCTGCCCGGCTCGTCGCTCGAGGGGATGTCGGGCCCGGGGGGCCCCGCCACGCCGCCGCCGGCGAGCAGCCTGCCGCCGGGGCTCGCCGATCATCCCGACTACAAGGTGCTCCGCGAGCTGGGCCGCGGCGGCATGGGCGTGGTGTACCTCGCCGAGAACACGCTGATGGGCCGCAAGGAGGTCCTCAAGGTCGTCAGCTCCCACCTGCTGGACCGCCCCGGGGTGCTCGACCGCTTCCGCCGCGAGATCCGGAACGCGGCGCTGCTCCACCACCCCAACGTCGTGACGGCGTACTCGGCCACCCGGATGGGGGAGAGCCTCGTCTTCGCGATGCAGTACGTGGAGGGCTACGACCTCGCGAAGCTCGTCGAGAAGAACGGCCCGCTGTCGGTCCCGCACGCCGCCAACTTCATCCACCAGGCGGCGCTCGGGCTCCAGCACGCCCACGAGCGCGGGATGGTCCACCGCGACATCAAGCCGAGCAACCTCATGCTCGCCCGCGAGGGGAGCCGGCCTGTGGTCAAGATCCTCGACTTCGGCCTGGCGAAGGTCAGCAGCGAGGGGGGCATCGCCGCCTCGTTGACGCATTCCGGCCAGATGCTGGGGACGCCCCACTACATCGCCCCGGAGCAGACGGTGGATGCCCAGAAGGCGGACATCCGGGCCGACATCTACAGCCTGGGCTGCACCCTCTACTGCCTGCTGGCCGGCCACCCGCCGTTCGACGCGGCGAGCCTCTACGAGCTCCTCCAGGCCCACCACTCGATGGACGCCCGGCCGCTCAACTTCCTCCGGCCCGAGGTCCCCGTCGAGCTCGCGGCCCTCGTGGCGAAGATGCTCGCGAAGGACCCCGCGCGGCGATTCCAGGCCCCCGAAGAGGTCGCCCGGGCCCTGGCGCCGTTCTTCAAGAAGACGACGCCCGCGCCCGCGGATCCCGCGAGGCCGCCGGCCCCGGCGGTGCCGCCCCCTCCCCCCGCATCCGAGCCGCCGAACGTCTCTGCGAGACGAGACCCCGAGCCCGTGCCCGCGCCGCCGCGCCCGCCCCGGGCCGGCCGCCCGCCGGCGGGGGAGGGGGAGTCGCCCCTCGCGGGCCTGATCCGGGTCGAACAGGAGCCGCTCTCGGCCCCTCGCGAGCCGGAGCCCCGGCCCCTGCCGCCGATCCCGGGCGGGGCGTCCGACGGCCGCCGCCCGCGTCCCTGGCCGCTCATCGCCGCCGGGGCGGTCGGCTTCGTCGTCCTGCTCGGGAGCATCGTGATCCTCATTCGCACGAACAAGGGCGAGACCCGCATCGAGATCCCCGAGGGCAAGCGCGTCTCGGGCGAGGTCGACGACGTCCGCTTCGACCACACGCCGGCCCCGAGTCCGCCCGACCGGCCGCCCCCGACGACGGCGGGTACGAAGCCGGCGGAGTCCGCCCCGACGACCTCGCCCACGACGCTCCCCGCGATCCCGACCGGCAAGCCGGTCTACCTCCTCGACGCGGACAGCGGCCAGCGAGCCTGGGTCCGGCGCGCCGAGAAGGGGGAGCGGCTCTACCTATCCCAGCGAGGCCTCGGGGTCGATGCGTCGGTCGCGCGGTTCGTCTTCGATCGCGCGTCGGTACCCGATCGCTACCGCATCAGCCTCGCCGGCCAGGCGCTGTTCCTCCGCAGCGACTGCGCCGCGGGGAGGGCCGTCGAGCTCTCCGGCCCGCTCCGGAGCGACGACCTGGACCGCTATACGTTCGAGGTTGTCCCGGCACCGGGCGGCGCGTTCTACCTGAAGGACCGGTGCGAGGGGCGCTACCTCTGCGGCGAGCGGGCCGGCGTGGATCTCTACGCCGTCCTCGACCAGGAACCGGCCGCCACGCGGCCCCGCCTGCGGTTCACCATCGACGACCGGGCGTCCGAGGGTGACGTACCGGCGGGCCCAATCGCGGGGGACGCCGTGAAGGCGGCCCCGCCGGCGCGGCTCGAGAGCCCGGCTGGGGGCGGCTGGCAATCGCTGTTCGACGGCAAGACGCTCGCGGGCTGGGACGCCCACAGCGGCCCGCCGGCCAACTGGCGCGTCGAGGGCGGGGCGCTCGTCGTCACCGGGCCGGGCGACTGGCGGAAGTCCGGCTTCTTGATGAGTTCCCGCCGGCTCAGCCACTTCCGCCTGCGGTTCGAGTACGCGACCGACCCGGGCTCCAACGTCAATTCGGGGCTCGCCTTTTGGGCGGAGCCCTCCGATATCACGGACGGCTTGCCCCATCCGCCCCAGTTCGAGATCTTCAGCAGGAAGCCCAACGGGGCCCTGGATAACGGCTCGCTCTTCTACCTGGATACCCTGAACAACGGCCGGATCCTCCCGCCGCAGCACCCGGCGAAGATACTCCCCGCGGGCCAGTGGAACGTCGTCGAGCTCGAGGTGTGGGCCGGCGCCCTGCGCTATGCCGTGAACGACACCGAGGTCCTGCGGGCCGATATCGGTGACCTCGCCAAGCGGCCGGATGCCATGGCGGCCTTCTCGCGCAAGCGGGGCCGGGTCGGCTTCCAGAGCCACACCGGGACGATCCGGTTCCGCAACATCCAGGTCCAGGAGCTCGACGCCCGGCCGGGCGAGGAGACGCGCCGGGTCGGCGCCATGCACCGCGCCGGCTCGCGATCGTTCAACGGCAAGCGCTACAAGGCCTTCCCGGACCTGCTGACCTGGCACCAGGCGGAGGAACGTTGCCGGGACTTCGGCGGCCGCCTGGCGGTCGTCCGGAGCGCCGCGGAGAACCGGTTCCTCACGGGCCTCCTCCGCGAGGGCGGGGTCGCGAACGCCTGGCTGGGCTGCACGGACGAGAAGGCGGAGGGGAGGTGGGTCTGGGTCACCGGCGAGCCCCTCCGCTATGCGAACTGGGACAGGCCTCAGCAGCAGCCGAACAACAAGGGGGGCATCGAGCACTACGCGGTCCTCATGACGCGGTTCGACGGCACCTGGAGCGACCAGCCGGATGACGGCCGGCAGGAGAAGCCGGGTTTCATCTGCCAGTGGGACGATTGA
- a CDS encoding cupin domain-containing protein, translated as MPESIAPAAVAAALTELWSPRVVAEVDDSYVKVARVHGELGWHAHDREDELFLVLKGELRIELEAGPVHLSEGELFVVPKGVRHNPVAVEECHILLVERKSTLHTGGAVTPLTRSLEEQLRPVEPRPRG; from the coding sequence ATGCCGGAATCCATCGCCCCCGCGGCCGTCGCCGCGGCCCTCACCGAGCTCTGGTCGCCCCGCGTCGTCGCGGAGGTGGACGACTCGTACGTCAAGGTCGCGAGGGTCCACGGCGAGCTCGGCTGGCATGCCCACGATCGCGAGGACGAGCTCTTCCTCGTCCTCAAGGGCGAGCTCCGCATCGAGCTGGAGGCCGGCCCCGTGCACCTCTCCGAGGGCGAGCTCTTCGTCGTGCCGAAGGGCGTCCGCCACAACCCGGTGGCCGTCGAGGAGTGCCACATCCTCCTCGTCGAGCGCAAGAGCACGCTCCACACCGGCGGCGCGGTCACCCCGCTGACCCGCTCGCTGGAGGAGCAGCTCCGCCCGGTCGAGCCTCGTCCCCGCGGCTGA
- a CDS encoding RNA polymerase sigma factor, translating into MIDDRGSGLVALLDRFRAGDPRAAGEIVGAYEPHLRRIIRLRIRDSRLRRLYDSADICQSVLASFFARLSLGQFDLENPAQLVRLLEAMARNKLATEARRSGVARRVEVGAVAGAADGTGPLDRPVPGPSDTERVAWREMAEVVRDRLSDDERAISDLRAAGCEWADIASRIGGGPDAARKRLERAFDRVARELGWEG; encoded by the coding sequence ATGATCGACGACCGCGGGTCGGGACTGGTGGCCCTGCTGGATCGCTTCCGGGCGGGTGACCCGCGGGCGGCCGGCGAGATCGTGGGGGCGTACGAGCCGCACCTGCGGCGGATCATCCGCCTGCGGATCCGGGACAGCCGGCTGCGGCGGCTCTACGACTCCGCGGACATCTGCCAGTCGGTGCTGGCGAGCTTCTTCGCCCGGCTCAGCCTGGGGCAATTCGACCTGGAGAACCCGGCGCAGCTCGTCCGCCTCCTGGAGGCCATGGCGCGGAACAAGCTGGCCACCGAGGCGAGGAGGTCGGGCGTGGCCCGCCGGGTGGAGGTGGGGGCGGTCGCCGGGGCGGCCGACGGCACCGGCCCGCTCGACCGCCCGGTGCCGGGGCCTTCCGACACGGAGCGGGTCGCCTGGCGGGAGATGGCGGAGGTCGTCCGCGACCGCCTCTCCGACGACGAGCGGGCGATCTCCGACCTGCGGGCCGCCGGCTGCGAGTGGGCCGACATCGCGTCGCGGATCGGCGGCGGGCCGGACGCGGCGAGGAAGCGGCTGGAGCGGGCCTTCGACCGGGTGGCGCGCGAGCTCGGATGGGAGGGATGA
- a CDS encoding DUF5615 family PIN-like protein, with product MPLSLYMDVHVPLVVTETLRRYGLDVLTSQEDGTATEEDELLLERSVSLGRVLTTQDQDFLKIASTWQGQGRGFPGILFSPQRGITLGVLIVELQIVLTCSDPQELAGVVTFLPLQ from the coding sequence ATGCCGCTCTCCTTGTACATGGACGTGCATGTCCCACTCGTCGTGACCGAGACGCTCCGTCGGTACGGTTTGGACGTGCTGACCAGTCAGGAGGACGGCACCGCCACCGAGGAGGACGAACTCCTACTGGAGCGGTCCGTTTCCCTGGGACGCGTCCTCACTACCCAGGATCAGGACTTCTTGAAGATCGCTTCAACGTGGCAGGGGCAGGGGCGCGGCTTCCCCGGCATCCTGTTCTCGCCTCAGAGGGGCATCACCCTGGGCGTCCTGATCGTCGAGTTGCAGATTGTGCTGACCTGTTCCGATCCCCAGGAGCTCGCGGGGGTAGTCACCTTCCTCCCTCTGCAATGA
- a CDS encoding DUF433 domain-containing protein, translating into MSTTIRYPHLVEGADGAVRIDGTRYKVLLLAGEHFHYGWSAEEILRQHPDLRPEQVYAALTYFYDHHEAMVADMTDASGQIGEGVRKSAISRAVLLERWAARGS; encoded by the coding sequence ATGAGCACGACGATTCGATATCCCCACCTCGTCGAAGGCGCGGATGGCGCCGTGCGGATCGATGGGACCCGCTACAAGGTGCTTCTCCTCGCCGGGGAACACTTCCATTACGGATGGTCGGCCGAGGAGATCCTCCGCCAGCATCCCGACCTACGCCCGGAGCAGGTCTACGCGGCGCTGACCTACTTCTACGACCACCATGAGGCCATGGTCGCCGATATGACCGATGCCTCGGGACAGATCGGCGAAGGCGTGAGGAAGTCCGCAATTTCGCGGGCCGTTCTCCTGGAGCGATGGGCGGCTCGGGGATCCTGA
- a CDS encoding DUF3224 domain-containing protein — protein MTRRISGPFEVKLTPQAPAEGFGDPSVGRMAIDKAYSGDLEATGKGEMLATQTAVPGSAGYVALERVSGTLCGRAGSFSIQHAGIMNRGAPTLSITVVPDSGTDELAGLSGTMAIRMEGKAHFYDFEFTFPDGD, from the coding sequence ATGACCAGACGGATCAGCGGCCCGTTCGAGGTGAAGCTCACCCCCCAGGCCCCCGCCGAGGGTTTCGGGGACCCGAGCGTCGGCCGGATGGCCATCGACAAGGCCTACTCGGGCGACCTGGAAGCCACCGGCAAGGGGGAGATGCTCGCGACGCAGACGGCCGTCCCGGGCTCGGCCGGGTACGTCGCGTTAGAGCGGGTCTCCGGGACGCTCTGCGGCCGCGCCGGGAGCTTCTCCATCCAGCACGCCGGGATCATGAACCGCGGTGCGCCGACGCTGAGCATCACGGTCGTCCCCGACTCCGGCACCGACGAGCTCGCGGGCCTCTCGGGTACGATGGCGATCCGGATGGAGGGCAAGGCGCACTTCTATGATTTCGAGTTCACCTTCCCCGACGGCGACTGA
- a CDS encoding RNA polymerase sigma factor: MALRCRLGEPAAFAELVARMERPLLYFARSIVRDDDAAMDVLQAVWMTAFRGLRRLEEPSALRTWLYRVTRGHAVGHVRRDVARASAERSLAEDAEEASPPEDDGRFDAEDAAAVHRALDALDVRHREVLVLHFLEDMPVADVAAVVGCPPGTVKSRIFHAKRALKEALRRQGHGT; this comes from the coding sequence TTGGCCCTCCGTTGCCGGCTCGGCGAGCCGGCGGCCTTCGCGGAGCTGGTCGCGCGGATGGAACGGCCGCTGCTGTACTTCGCGCGGTCGATCGTCCGGGACGACGACGCGGCGATGGACGTCCTCCAGGCGGTCTGGATGACGGCCTTCCGCGGGCTCCGCCGGCTGGAGGAGCCCTCCGCGCTGCGGACCTGGCTGTACCGGGTCACGCGCGGGCACGCCGTCGGCCACGTCCGCCGCGACGTCGCCCGCGCCTCCGCCGAGCGGTCGCTGGCCGAGGACGCCGAGGAGGCGTCGCCCCCCGAGGACGACGGCCGATTCGACGCCGAGGATGCGGCCGCCGTGCACCGGGCGCTGGACGCCCTCGACGTGCGGCACCGCGAGGTGCTGGTCCTCCACTTCCTGGAGGACATGCCCGTGGCCGACGTCGCGGCCGTCGTCGGCTGCCCGCCGGGGACCGTCAAGTCGCGGATCTTCCACGCCAAGCGGGCCCTCAAGGAGGCGCTGCGGCGTCAAGGCCATGGGACCTGA